The Streptomyces sp. NBC_00670 genome window below encodes:
- a CDS encoding lasso peptide isopeptide bond-forming cyclase, with the protein MDFVVLPDCPAAAAPAARLPAGRRIDHASGRPWLVGDWSDDEATVVEAGPRRLVLLGHTRPDGAALRSALGRLRSLHDVDALASRLPGALHLMVSMDGDTRVQGSVAGVRQIFTARADGVSVAASAVAPLLRFTGGDLDESVLAARLLAPGGAPWPLAQHPVRRGVDPLRTGHWLRLDAHGRSRQIRWWTLPEASLSLAEGAEAVRTALAEAVAVRSAPGRTLSADLSGGLDSTSLCFFADRAGADLVTYHVAPLDSANEDTAWARKAAALLPRARHHTLAADRAENLFDVGYTADLTGVAPEGPATWASGLPHLTDLAARATAAGAALHLTGFGGDELFGRMPTSAWSLARARPIGGLRLVNRYRLANRWSWRGTVRALADRSTFARNLTAVAARIGDPPPPLDEPDFGWVFAPRMPAWATPEAVAAVRRLFTGAAAAGPEPLDADRTRHQALASIVFEGSTVRQVNTALAETGAAAGAGTGHGRARIRWEAPFLDDRVLAAALATRVDQRLASGRFKPLLADAAHGVVPADILGRRDKGEFSAEAYRGLERNRDRLLELAEDSRLARLGLIDPAAFRAAVLDPGPLSHHLQPIATTVACESWLRTHTPDPGDRT; encoded by the coding sequence ATGGATTTCGTAGTTCTTCCGGACTGCCCGGCCGCCGCCGCACCGGCCGCGCGGTTGCCCGCGGGCCGCAGGATCGACCACGCGTCGGGACGCCCCTGGCTCGTCGGCGACTGGTCCGACGACGAGGCGACGGTGGTCGAGGCGGGCCCGCGGCGCCTGGTGCTGCTGGGCCACACCCGGCCGGACGGGGCGGCACTGCGGTCCGCGCTCGGCCGGCTGCGCTCCCTCCACGACGTGGACGCCCTCGCGTCCCGGCTGCCGGGAGCCCTCCATCTGATGGTCTCGATGGACGGCGACACCCGCGTCCAGGGCTCCGTCGCCGGCGTACGGCAGATCTTCACCGCCCGGGCCGACGGGGTGAGCGTCGCGGCGAGCGCCGTGGCGCCCCTGCTCCGGTTCACCGGCGGTGACCTCGACGAGAGCGTCCTCGCGGCCCGTCTGCTGGCACCGGGCGGAGCCCCCTGGCCACTCGCGCAACACCCCGTGCGCCGGGGCGTCGACCCGCTGCGCACCGGTCACTGGCTGCGCCTTGACGCCCACGGGCGGTCCCGGCAGATCCGCTGGTGGACGCTGCCCGAGGCGTCGCTCTCCCTGGCGGAGGGCGCCGAGGCGGTGCGCACGGCGCTGGCCGAGGCGGTCGCCGTGCGGTCCGCGCCGGGCCGGACGCTCAGCGCCGACCTGTCCGGCGGCCTGGACTCCACCTCGCTCTGCTTCTTCGCCGACCGGGCCGGCGCCGACCTGGTCACCTACCACGTCGCGCCCCTGGACAGCGCCAACGAGGACACCGCCTGGGCGCGCAAGGCCGCCGCGCTGCTCCCGCGGGCCCGTCACCACACGCTCGCCGCGGACCGGGCCGAGAACCTGTTCGACGTCGGCTACACCGCCGACCTCACCGGCGTGGCCCCGGAGGGGCCCGCGACCTGGGCCTCCGGGCTCCCGCACCTCACCGACCTGGCCGCCCGGGCGACCGCGGCGGGCGCCGCGCTGCACCTGACGGGGTTCGGCGGCGACGAACTGTTCGGCCGGATGCCCACCAGCGCGTGGTCCCTGGCCCGGGCCCGGCCGATCGGCGGGCTGCGGCTGGTCAACCGCTACCGGCTGGCCAACCGCTGGTCGTGGCGCGGAACCGTGCGCGCGCTCGCCGACCGGTCCACGTTCGCCCGCAATCTGACGGCGGTCGCCGCCCGGATCGGCGACCCGCCCCCACCGCTCGACGAGCCCGACTTCGGCTGGGTCTTCGCGCCCCGGATGCCGGCCTGGGCCACGCCGGAGGCGGTGGCGGCGGTGCGGCGGCTGTTCACCGGGGCCGCCGCGGCCGGACCCGAGCCGCTGGACGCCGACCGCACCAGGCACCAGGCGCTGGCCTCGATCGTCTTCGAGGGCAGCACCGTCCGCCAGGTCAACACGGCACTCGCCGAGACCGGGGCCGCCGCGGGCGCCGGGACCGGTCACGGCCGGGCCCGCATCCGCTGGGAGGCGCCCTTCCTCGACGACCGGGTCCTCGCGGCGGCGCTCGCCACCCGGGTCGACCAGCGCCTGGCGAGCGGCCGGTTCAAGCCCCTGCTGGCCGACGCGGCCCACGGCGTCGTCCCCGCCGACATCCTCGGCCGGCGCGACAAGGGCGAGTTCAGCGCCGAGGCCTACCGGGGGCTGGAACGCAACCGGGACCGGCTCCTGGAACTCGCCGAGGACTCGCGGCTGGCCCGGCTCGGCCTGATCGACCCGGCCGCGTTCCGCGCCGCGGTGCTCGACCCCGGGCCCCTGTCCCACCACCTTCAGCCGATCGCGACCACCGTCGCGTGCGAGAGCTGGCTGCGCACGCACACCCCGGACCCGGGAGACCGCACATGA
- a CDS encoding DsbA family protein, producing the protein MRSADSKPTDVRSADSEPTDVRSVDSDPTDSERADAGSADARSADGQAADGRRAVDERPVDGFPSASPSRDAQVRAMVHRRTRRRRTLLVSLVAAVVVVGAAVVGAGLVRASNSPPEKAPDDVPAGVTEDKAGLAVSTGPVRVDLYVDYLCPECRTLERRLTTDLRRLTENHEIGLVYHPVTFLDDYSSPGGYSTRAASAAACAAQEGRFARYTALLFDKQPPERGPGLSRARLTALGREAGITGAAADSFASCLRADTYGPWVTYVSDTAAAHKVSLTPTVMVDGKRVDVTGSDPSGTLDRAIAKAAR; encoded by the coding sequence GTGCGGTCAGCGGACAGCAAGCCGACGGACGTCAGGTCGGCGGACAGCGAGCCGACGGACGTCAGGTCGGTGGACAGCGATCCGACGGACAGCGAACGGGCGGACGCCGGGTCGGCGGACGCCAGGTCGGCGGACGGACAGGCGGCGGACGGTCGTCGGGCGGTGGACGAGCGGCCGGTGGACGGCTTCCCGTCCGCCTCCCCGTCGCGGGACGCCCAGGTGCGCGCGATGGTGCACCGGCGCACCCGCCGGCGCCGCACGCTGCTGGTCTCCCTGGTGGCCGCGGTGGTCGTCGTGGGCGCGGCGGTGGTCGGTGCCGGACTCGTCCGGGCGAGCAACTCCCCGCCGGAGAAGGCGCCGGACGACGTGCCCGCCGGGGTCACGGAGGACAAGGCGGGCCTGGCGGTCTCCACCGGGCCGGTACGGGTCGACCTCTACGTCGACTACCTCTGCCCCGAGTGCCGCACCCTCGAACGCCGTCTGACCACGGATCTGAGGAGGCTGACCGAGAACCACGAGATCGGTCTCGTCTACCACCCCGTCACCTTCCTGGACGACTACAGCAGCCCCGGCGGCTACTCGACCCGCGCGGCCTCCGCCGCCGCCTGCGCCGCCCAGGAGGGCCGGTTCGCGCGGTACACCGCGCTGCTGTTCGACAAGCAGCCGCCCGAGCGCGGTCCGGGACTGAGCCGGGCCCGGCTCACGGCGCTCGGCCGGGAGGCGGGGATCACCGGTGCCGCCGCCGACTCCTTCGCGTCCTGTCTGCGCGCGGACACGTACGGCCCCTGGGTGACGTACGTGTCGGACACGGCCGCCGCGCACAAGGTGTCGCTGACGCCGACGGTCATGGTCGACGGCAAGCGCGTCGACGTCACCGGCTCCGACCCGTCCGGCACGCTGGACCGGGCGATCGCGAAGGCGGCACGGTGA
- a CDS encoding lasso peptide biosynthesis B2 protein, which produces MTTPAVAERAPRLPLRQQLAPRCAAGAARLLVRLPPARLARVLRVLSRGARPAGYAGTARARQSVVAVSVRCAGLGCLQRSVATALLCRAHGRWADWCTGFRVQPFGAHAWVEVDGRPVDEPGELSAFRTVLAVRAPGSDPHGAGPGPDPVAPQPQPQPQPQPQPQPQPDPRRAGPGPDRLARDLHDPEGSRS; this is translated from the coding sequence GTGACCACGCCCGCCGTCGCCGAACGGGCGCCCCGCCTCCCCCTGCGCCAGCAGCTCGCACCCCGCTGCGCGGCCGGCGCCGCCCGCCTCCTCGTCCGGCTGCCGCCCGCCCGGCTGGCGCGCGTGCTCCGGGTGCTCAGCCGGGGCGCCCGGCCCGCCGGGTACGCCGGGACCGCGCGCGCCCGGCAGTCGGTCGTCGCGGTCAGCGTGCGCTGCGCCGGACTCGGCTGCCTCCAGCGGTCGGTGGCCACCGCCCTGCTGTGCCGGGCGCACGGCCGCTGGGCCGACTGGTGCACCGGGTTCCGCGTGCAGCCCTTCGGCGCGCACGCCTGGGTCGAGGTCGACGGCCGGCCCGTGGACGAACCGGGCGAGCTGAGCGCCTTCCGCACGGTCCTCGCGGTACGCGCACCGGGAAGCGACCCGCACGGAGCCGGACCCGGCCCGGACCCCGTCGCACCGCAGCCGCAGCCGCAGCCGCAGCCGCAGCCGCAGCCGCAGCCGCAGCCGGACCCGCGCCGTGCCGGACCGGGCCCCGACCGCCTCGCGCGGGACCTCCACGACCCCGAAGGGAGCCGTTCGTGA
- a CDS encoding LLM class flavin-dependent oxidoreductase — protein MSLRLSTVILPVDRWHEGGGATWRRAEELGFHAAYTYDHLTWRTFRDGPWFGALPTLTAAATATSRLRLGTLVTSPNFRHPVTLAKELMSLDDISGGRVTLGIGAGGNGFDATALGQRAWTPRERADRFGEFVPLLDRLLTDDSVTHHGTHYSAVEARNLPGCVQRPRLPFAVAATGPRGLALAARYGQGWVTTGDPKLFEEGTPQQSVEAIRGQIGRLGTACAELGRDVAELDKLLLTGFTPDRGRPLESVDAFVDFAGRHRELGVTEIVLHWPIPDSDFAADQAVFEKIATEAPAQLR, from the coding sequence ATGAGCCTGCGTCTGAGCACCGTCATCCTCCCCGTCGACCGCTGGCACGAGGGAGGCGGCGCCACCTGGCGGCGGGCCGAGGAGCTCGGTTTCCATGCCGCCTACACCTACGACCACCTGACCTGGCGCACCTTCCGCGACGGCCCCTGGTTCGGCGCCCTGCCCACGCTCACCGCCGCAGCGACGGCCACCTCGCGCCTCCGGCTGGGCACGCTGGTGACCTCGCCCAACTTCCGGCACCCCGTCACGCTCGCCAAGGAACTCATGTCGCTGGACGACATCTCGGGCGGCCGCGTCACCCTGGGCATCGGGGCCGGCGGCAACGGCTTCGACGCGACCGCGCTGGGGCAGCGGGCGTGGACGCCGAGGGAGCGGGCGGACCGGTTCGGGGAGTTCGTCCCGCTGCTCGACCGGCTGCTCACCGACGACTCCGTCACCCACCACGGCACCCACTACTCCGCCGTCGAGGCCCGCAACCTTCCCGGCTGCGTGCAGCGGCCCCGGCTGCCGTTCGCGGTGGCGGCGACGGGGCCGCGCGGTCTCGCGCTGGCCGCGCGGTACGGGCAGGGGTGGGTGACCACCGGTGACCCGAAGCTGTTCGAGGAGGGCACCCCGCAGCAGTCGGTGGAGGCGATCCGGGGTCAGATCGGCAGGCTCGGCACGGCCTGCGCGGAGCTCGGCCGGGACGTGGCGGAGCTCGACAAGCTCCTGCTCACCGGGTTCACACCGGACCGCGGCCGTCCGCTGGAGAGCGTCGACGCCTTCGTGGACTTCGCCGGGCGCCACCGGGAGCTGGGCGTCACCGAGATCGTGCTCCACTGGCCCATCCCCGACTCGGACTTCGCCGCGGATCAGGCCGTCTTCGAGAAGATCGCCACGGAGGCGCCGGCACAGTTGCGCTGA
- a CDS encoding lasso peptide biosynthesis PqqD family chaperone, translated as MKLSLARDVTLTPLETGAVLLDGRHGRYWQLNESGSAILRRLLDGDAPDAAAASLTAAAPVDDARAKRDVLALIDALSAAKLVEVSR; from the coding sequence ATGAAGCTGAGCCTTGCCCGTGACGTCACCCTCACCCCCCTGGAGACCGGAGCCGTGCTGCTCGACGGCCGCCACGGCCGCTACTGGCAGTTGAACGAGTCAGGGTCCGCCATCCTGCGCAGGCTGCTCGACGGGGACGCGCCCGACGCGGCCGCCGCGAGCCTCACCGCCGCCGCACCGGTCGACGACGCCCGGGCGAAGCGGGACGTCCTCGCCCTCATCGACGCGTTGAGCGCCGCCAAGCTCGTGGAGGTGTCACGGTGA
- a CDS encoding MauE/DoxX family redox-associated membrane protein, which produces MNGAGTRDRAGTGTRETPAVRAGGAGWWGTAARAVLAAVLGYAGLVKIGDLAEAGRTMALYRIVPQDAAQTVGGVLPFVEVALALLLAAGLATRAVAVAAAVLMAAYTAAIVSVWARGLSIDCGCFGGGGTLTSGAARGYAVDIVRDVLLLGVAAFLVRAPRTRYALDGWVLDAKEE; this is translated from the coding sequence ATGAACGGGGCCGGGACGAGGGACCGGGCGGGGACGGGGACCCGGGAGACGCCCGCGGTCCGCGCGGGCGGCGCCGGATGGTGGGGGACCGCGGCGCGGGCGGTGCTGGCGGCGGTCCTGGGCTACGCGGGCCTGGTGAAGATCGGCGACCTGGCGGAGGCCGGCCGCACCATGGCCCTCTACCGGATCGTGCCGCAGGACGCCGCCCAGACGGTCGGCGGCGTGCTGCCGTTCGTCGAGGTGGCGCTCGCGCTGCTGCTGGCCGCCGGGCTGGCGACAAGGGCGGTGGCCGTCGCCGCGGCCGTCCTGATGGCGGCCTACACCGCCGCGATCGTGTCGGTGTGGGCACGTGGACTGTCCATCGACTGCGGCTGCTTCGGCGGCGGCGGCACCCTCACGAGCGGGGCCGCGCGCGGTTACGCCGTCGACATCGTCCGTGACGTGCTCCTCCTCGGCGTGGCCGCCTTCCTGGTCCGCGCGCCGCGGACGCGGTACGCGCTGGACGGCTGGGTCCTGGACGCGAAGGAGGAGTAG
- a CDS encoding aborycin family tricyclic lasso peptide, whose amino-acid sequence MSATYEPPALQEIGDFDELTKCLGVGSCNDFAGCGYAIVCFW is encoded by the coding sequence ATGTCCGCCACGTACGAGCCCCCCGCGCTGCAGGAGATCGGCGACTTCGACGAGCTCACCAAGTGCCTCGGCGTCGGGAGCTGCAACGACTTCGCCGGCTGCGGCTACGCCATCGTCTGCTTCTGGTGA
- the mslH gene encoding lasso peptide C-terminal Trp epimerase (Involved in the biosynthesis of MS-271 and related lasso peptides.), which yields MTRLTLALSGDFMATRGAVITDDPAAEALRDLLRAADFAFTNLEVVPGHGRGHPVHNAAGGGCLIGEPRVLDEVADAGFTVLGCANNHALDLGVEGLLGTMELLRAKGLPYAGIGADLTAARRPVYVDRPGGSLALLSCSATFLPGQQAAEPSPELPGRPGLSPLRHGATLSVTPAQMEVLREIDGGTGLRDRRAEARTLLGMDPAVPGPGRLTLFGGRFRVADEPGLTTECDPDDLDGICRWVGEARHRADLVVVSVHSHEPGPTPEQPGEFLRAFAHRVIDEGADVVVGHGPHHLRGLEMYRGRPVFHSLGNIVSQIELAERVGAEDYAQVPAPPGQPLTPGRYFDALSGHGHRFFAPHRRYWRSLVPVLTFEDGRLDGVALHPVELGFGRPPHRRGRPRLAAGAEAGEILTDFARLGEPYGTRLTGADDGVGRVVIDRETELRRAVPRGAGLPESRDREAARR from the coding sequence ATGACGCGGCTGACGCTCGCGCTCTCCGGCGACTTCATGGCCACCCGCGGCGCGGTGATCACCGACGACCCCGCCGCCGAGGCGCTCCGGGACCTGCTGCGCGCCGCGGACTTCGCCTTCACCAACCTGGAGGTCGTGCCCGGCCACGGGCGGGGCCACCCGGTGCACAACGCGGCGGGCGGCGGCTGTCTGATCGGGGAGCCCCGGGTGCTCGACGAGGTGGCGGACGCCGGTTTCACGGTGCTCGGCTGCGCCAACAACCACGCGCTCGACCTGGGCGTGGAGGGGCTGCTCGGCACCATGGAGCTGCTGCGCGCGAAGGGCCTGCCGTACGCCGGGATCGGCGCCGACCTGACCGCCGCGCGGCGGCCCGTCTACGTCGACCGGCCCGGCGGAAGCCTCGCCCTGCTCTCGTGCAGTGCGACGTTCCTGCCCGGGCAGCAGGCGGCCGAGCCGTCGCCGGAGCTGCCGGGACGGCCGGGGCTCAGCCCGCTGCGGCACGGCGCGACGCTGTCCGTTACCCCCGCCCAGATGGAGGTGTTGCGGGAGATCGACGGCGGGACGGGGCTGCGCGACCGCCGGGCCGAGGCGCGCACGCTGCTCGGCATGGACCCGGCGGTGCCCGGACCCGGCCGGCTCACCCTGTTCGGCGGCCGCTTCCGGGTGGCGGACGAGCCGGGCCTGACGACCGAGTGCGATCCGGACGACCTCGACGGGATCTGCCGGTGGGTGGGCGAGGCCCGGCACCGCGCCGACCTCGTCGTCGTCAGCGTCCACTCGCACGAGCCGGGCCCCACGCCCGAGCAGCCGGGCGAGTTCCTGCGCGCGTTCGCCCACCGGGTGATCGACGAGGGCGCCGACGTGGTGGTCGGACACGGCCCGCACCACCTCAGGGGGCTGGAGATGTACCGGGGGCGGCCGGTCTTCCACAGCCTGGGGAACATCGTCAGCCAGATCGAACTGGCCGAGCGGGTCGGTGCCGAGGACTACGCCCAGGTGCCCGCGCCTCCCGGGCAACCGCTCACTCCGGGACGGTACTTCGACGCGCTCAGCGGCCACGGGCACCGCTTCTTCGCCCCGCACCGCCGGTACTGGCGGTCCCTGGTGCCCGTCCTCACGTTCGAGGACGGCCGGCTCGACGGCGTCGCCCTGCACCCGGTCGAGCTGGGCTTCGGCCGTCCGCCGCACCGCCGGGGCCGCCCCCGGCTGGCCGCCGGGGCCGAGGCGGGGGAGATCCTCACCGACTTCGCCCGCCTCGGCGAGCCGTACGGCACCCGGCTGACGGGCGCGGACGACGGCGTGGGCCGGGTGGTGATCGACCGGGAGACGGAGCTCCGTCGGGCCGTACCGCGCGGGGCCGGGCTCCCGGAGTCCCGGGACCGGGAGGCCGCCCGTCGATAG
- a CDS encoding response regulator transcription factor — translation MAEPIRVLIADDQALLRGSFRVLIDSTPGMATVAEAGDGAQAVALAREHLPDVVLMDLRMPVLDGIAATREICSDARLAGVRVLALTMFDMDEYVYPALRAGASGFMLKDASPADLVAGVRVVAAGESVLAPAVTRRLVENYARPEGAGRPAPRLVGLTGREREVLVLIANGLSNAEIAARLVISLPTVKSHVSSLLAKLGARDRAQLVIIAYESGLAERGMPA, via the coding sequence ATGGCCGAGCCGATCCGGGTACTGATCGCGGACGATCAGGCACTGCTGCGCGGCAGCTTCCGGGTGCTGATCGACTCCACTCCCGGCATGGCGACGGTCGCCGAGGCGGGCGACGGCGCGCAGGCGGTCGCACTCGCCCGGGAACACCTCCCGGACGTCGTCCTGATGGATCTGCGCATGCCCGTCCTGGACGGCATCGCGGCCACCCGGGAGATCTGCTCCGACGCGCGCCTGGCCGGCGTCCGGGTGCTCGCGCTCACCATGTTCGACATGGACGAGTACGTGTACCCCGCCCTGCGGGCCGGAGCGAGCGGCTTCATGCTGAAGGACGCCTCGCCCGCGGACCTCGTCGCCGGTGTGCGCGTGGTCGCCGCGGGCGAGAGCGTGCTGGCGCCCGCGGTCACCCGCCGCCTCGTCGAGAACTACGCCCGTCCCGAGGGCGCGGGCCGGCCCGCGCCGCGGCTGGTGGGCCTCACCGGGCGGGAGCGGGAAGTGCTCGTCCTGATCGCGAACGGACTGTCGAACGCGGAGATCGCCGCGCGACTGGTGATCAGCCTGCCGACCGTGAAGTCGCATGTGAGCAGCCTGCTGGCCAAGCTCGGCGCCCGGGACCGCGCCCAGCTGGTGATCATCGCCTACGAGAGCGGCCTCGCCGAACGCGGAATGCCGGCCTGA
- a CDS encoding ABC transporter permease, producing MSETLAAVRAEAAKLRGVRGTLAALLLFAPFSLLVAALDGWSAKGAIDSGSSGLRSDFTPEQAGLDGVLYGQLALIVFGVLIVSAEYGSGMMRVSLLAVPRRGRLYLAKMTVTTLAAAALAVPVTVAGYLVTQAALGSHGSTLGADGVPRALAGAVVYLTLMTLFAASVAATARSAVLPLAVLLPMVLAGSQILSVIGATKDLVRYFPDQAGSELLDVHSDGALRGAVILLLWTAAGLVCGYVRHRRWDG from the coding sequence ATGTCTGAGACCCTCGCGGCCGTACGGGCGGAGGCCGCCAAGCTGCGCGGGGTGCGTGGCACGCTCGCCGCCCTGCTGCTGTTCGCCCCCTTCAGCCTCCTCGTCGCCGCTCTGGACGGCTGGTCCGCGAAGGGCGCGATCGACTCCGGCAGCTCCGGGCTGCGCTCCGACTTCACCCCGGAACAGGCCGGCCTGGACGGCGTCCTCTACGGCCAGCTCGCCCTGATCGTCTTCGGCGTGCTGATCGTGTCCGCCGAGTACGGCTCCGGCATGATGCGCGTCTCGCTGCTTGCCGTGCCCCGGCGCGGCCGTCTGTATCTGGCGAAGATGACCGTCACCACCCTGGCCGCCGCGGCTCTCGCGGTGCCCGTCACCGTCGCCGGCTACCTGGTCACGCAGGCCGCCCTCGGATCCCACGGCTCCACGCTCGGCGCCGACGGCGTCCCCCGCGCCCTGGCCGGGGCCGTGGTCTACCTGACGCTGATGACCCTGTTCGCGGCCTCCGTGGCCGCGACCGCCCGCAGCGCCGTCCTGCCGCTGGCCGTACTGCTCCCGATGGTGCTCGCCGGTTCGCAGATCCTGTCCGTCATCGGCGCCACCAAGGACCTGGTCCGGTACTTCCCCGACCAGGCGGGCAGCGAGCTGCTCGACGTGCACTCCGACGGCGCGCTGCGCGGCGCGGTGATCCTGCTGCTGTGGACCGCGGCCGGGCTGGTCTGCGGTTACGTCCGGCACCGCAGGTGGGACGGCTGA
- a CDS encoding ATP-binding cassette domain-containing protein has product MTAIRAEGLYAYYGTTPAVNGLDLTVPEGTTFGFLGPNGAGKTTTLSLLTTLLPPTSGRAEVAGFDVVTHPAEVRRRIGIVFQESTLDQDLTAAENLRFQADLCGLRRREARTAIAAMLDLMELTGREGVPVRQFSTGLRRRLEIARGLIGRPRVLFLDEPTTGLDTQTRAAVWNHLDRLREEEGITLFFTTHQLEEAEHCDRIAIFDRGKLVTEGSPAQLKSVIGADVVMLRTDDDARAAEAVAERFGTTAEPTPDGLLLRVAHGTALVPRLCTGLGVTVREVSVAPPTLDDVFLHHTGAAVRETGGGAHTLDALGEGVR; this is encoded by the coding sequence GTGACCGCGATCCGCGCCGAGGGGCTCTACGCCTACTACGGCACCACCCCGGCCGTGAACGGCCTGGACCTGACCGTCCCCGAGGGCACCACGTTCGGCTTCCTCGGGCCGAACGGCGCCGGCAAGACCACCACCCTCTCCCTGCTGACCACCCTGCTCCCGCCCACCTCGGGCCGGGCCGAGGTCGCCGGCTTCGACGTCGTGACCCACCCCGCGGAGGTGCGCCGCCGCATCGGCATCGTCTTCCAGGAGTCCACGCTCGACCAGGACCTCACGGCCGCCGAGAACCTGCGGTTCCAGGCCGACCTGTGCGGACTGCGCCGCCGCGAGGCCCGCACCGCGATCGCCGCGATGCTCGACCTTATGGAACTGACCGGGCGCGAGGGCGTCCCCGTACGCCAGTTCTCCACCGGACTGCGCCGCCGGCTGGAGATCGCCCGCGGCCTCATCGGCAGGCCCCGCGTCCTCTTCCTCGACGAGCCGACGACCGGCCTGGACACCCAGACCCGGGCGGCCGTCTGGAACCACCTCGACCGGCTGCGCGAGGAGGAGGGGATCACCCTCTTCTTCACCACGCACCAGCTGGAGGAGGCCGAGCACTGCGACCGGATCGCGATCTTCGACCGGGGCAAGCTGGTCACCGAGGGATCACCCGCCCAGCTCAAGTCCGTCATCGGCGCCGACGTCGTCATGCTGCGCACCGACGACGACGCACGGGCCGCCGAGGCCGTGGCCGAGCGGTTCGGCACGACGGCGGAGCCCACCCCCGACGGACTGCTGCTGCGGGTCGCGCACGGCACCGCGCTCGTGCCCCGGCTCTGCACCGGCCTCGGGGTGACGGTGCGCGAGGTGTCCGTGGCCCCGCCCACGCTCGACGACGTCTTCCTGCACCACACCGGGGCCGCCGTTCGGGAGACCGGCGGCGGCGCGCACACGCTGGACGCCCTCGGGGAGGGAGTGCGATGA
- a CDS encoding ABC transporter permease, translating into MSRTETMQPASGTGRAAPPDGADRAAPARPPATLADRSWRAVKPYALLWRREMTRLRHNPVRLAMGLVTPLLFLVVLGTGLDAASDSLGRAQLNDYRAYLFPGTLIMSVQAPAIAVGISLVWDRRLGVLRQMLVSPFPRSSIVLGLALGGATTGALYGLLVLSVGGIASIRYSPMLLVVLLEVLLVSLLFTALGLLAAVTIRQVETFQVVVSLSLMPMMFFSGAMFPPNGLPGWLATVVKLNPLTYGIDAVRRTLPGPQSLTSEQTRLVVGGWHPPVVAELGLLAALTAVALALATHRFSRSR; encoded by the coding sequence ATGAGCCGCACCGAGACCATGCAGCCCGCCTCCGGCACCGGCCGCGCGGCACCCCCCGACGGCGCGGACCGGGCCGCGCCCGCCCGGCCGCCGGCCACGCTCGCCGACCGGTCCTGGCGCGCCGTCAAGCCGTACGCACTGCTGTGGCGGCGCGAGATGACCCGGCTGCGGCACAACCCGGTGCGCCTCGCCATGGGCCTGGTGACACCCCTGCTGTTCCTCGTCGTCCTCGGCACCGGTCTGGACGCGGCGTCCGACAGTCTCGGCCGGGCGCAGCTCAACGACTACCGGGCCTATCTGTTCCCCGGCACGCTGATCATGTCCGTACAGGCCCCGGCGATCGCGGTGGGCATCTCGCTGGTGTGGGACCGCCGGCTCGGCGTGCTCCGGCAGATGCTCGTCTCGCCGTTCCCGCGCTCCAGCATCGTCCTGGGCCTCGCGCTCGGCGGCGCCACCACGGGCGCGCTCTACGGCCTGCTGGTGCTGTCGGTCGGGGGCATCGCGAGCATCCGGTACTCGCCGATGCTGCTGGTCGTGCTGCTGGAGGTGCTGCTCGTCTCGCTGCTGTTCACGGCGCTCGGCCTGCTCGCCGCGGTCACCATCCGGCAGGTCGAGACGTTCCAGGTGGTGGTGAGCCTCAGCCTGATGCCGATGATGTTCTTCTCCGGCGCGATGTTCCCGCCGAACGGCCTGCCCGGCTGGCTCGCCACCGTGGTGAAGCTGAACCCGCTGACGTACGGCATCGACGCCGTCCGCCGGACCCTGCCGGGGCCCCAGTCGCTCACCTCGGAGCAGACCCGGCTGGTGGTGGGCGGCTGGCACCCGCCCGTCGTCGCGGAACTCGGACTGCTGGCGGCACTCACCGCCGTGGCACTCGCCCTGGCCACCCACCGGTTCTCCCGCAGCCGATGA